CCAAGTCGACATTTAACATTTGTGGAATGTCCTCTTCCTTACCACAGCCGGCCAACATAATGAACATCGTGCAAAATAACATGATCTTTTTCATCTTGAACGTATCCCCTTTTTTATGAAGTCCATTCTTCTTTTATTGTCGGAAGTATAATCTTGACCGTTGTCCCGATTTTTTCCGTACTTTGGATTTCCATCTTGCCTTGTTGCCATTCCACCATTTTTTTAACGATCGATAGTCCAAGCCCTGACCCGCCATCAAAACGACTGCGTGCTTTGTTCACGCGATAAAAACGATTCATCACATACGGCAGATCTGCTTTTGGTATTCCGGTGCCTGTGTCAGAAATCGATAGCTCACACTCCTTATTCTGCTGAATGAGGGTAATATGGATGGATCCACCTGGATTTGTATACTGAATCGCATTATCAATGATGTTATGCAAGATTTGCTCCATCCTCCCTTCATCCCCATAAATAATCGGGTCTGGATCCAGTTCCAATTGCAAGTGCAACTGCTTCTCTTTTATGATCGGTTCATATTTAACGAGGACATCTTCAATGAATTGGGCAAAAGCTATCGGCGTTTTGCATGAATGGAATGAGTCCCCATCCACTTTCGATAAGTCCATCAAATCCCCGACAATCCGCTGCAGTCTTAGTGCTTCCCTTGAAATGAGCTGAAGATATTTCCTTTCCTCACCTTCATTCTTCACGACCCCATCCAAAATGGCATGCGTGTATCCTTTGACGTAACTAAGCGGCGTCCTGAGCTCATGGGCAACATTTTCAAGAAACTCTTTTTTTCTTTCTTCTTCCAAATGAATGGAATTGGCCATTTCATTAAAGGCTTGTGCCAGCTTACCAATTTCATCATGACTCTTTACCTGTAGCTGAATGTCATAGTCCCCTTCAGAAACCCGATGGGCAGCAGCCTCGATTTCCTTTATCGGACTGACGAGCTTCTTCAACCATTTTGTCGTAAAAAAAATCGCGATAATCAGGAATAACAGGATGGCCGCCAGCCATTTTGCAGCAAATTCCTTCAGTAAGTCCGTAATCGAATCCACTGAAACATATGTATAGATGATGCCCTCAAGGCGGTCGTCATCAATTAACGGAATGATGGCCGCTACGATGTTTTTTTCGAACCTTTTTTCATACCCCTCTTTTTCGACCGCTTTTCCAGCCAGAAGCATCTGCCTTTCTTCTTCGGAAATGAGTGTGTCATAATCAATTTCAAAAGGCAGGCAGGCACTCAATTCCCTTGGATTATTGACGACAAAGACTTCGCTTTCATTTTTACTGTTGAACCATTCCACCTTTTCCTTGAAGTCATCACTAATTTCGCCACCGGTATAATCGCCACCAAGCAATGAGGCTTCATTGACCAAATCTGTTTTAAGCTTTTCCACGTAAAGGTTTTTATAATAATATTGTGAAAGGGAGTATGCGAACAGTACGGATAGGATGATGGCTGTGATGATGGTCAGCCATAGCTTAAAGGTGAGCGATTTCCACTTATGGTTCATTTCTTTTCCTCGATTTTATACCCGATTCCCCAGACGGTCTGAATATAGTCGGCCGTCCTTAATTTCATCCGAAGCGTTTTGATATGGGTATCGACGGTACGTAGAGACCCTTCATATTCCCCGCCCCAA
This genomic stretch from Peribacillus muralis harbors:
- a CDS encoding sensor histidine kinase, yielding MNHKWKSLTFKLWLTIITAIILSVLFAYSLSQYYYKNLYVEKLKTDLVNEASLLGGDYTGGEISDDFKEKVEWFNSKNESEVFVVNNPRELSACLPFEIDYDTLISEEERQMLLAGKAVEKEGYEKRFEKNIVAAIIPLIDDDRLEGIIYTYVSVDSITDLLKEFAAKWLAAILLFLIIAIFFTTKWLKKLVSPIKEIEAAAHRVSEGDYDIQLQVKSHDEIGKLAQAFNEMANSIHLEEERKKEFLENVAHELRTPLSYVKGYTHAILDGVVKNEGEERKYLQLISREALRLQRIVGDLMDLSKVDGDSFHSCKTPIAFAQFIEDVLVKYEPIIKEKQLHLQLELDPDPIIYGDEGRMEQILHNIIDNAIQYTNPGGSIHITLIQQNKECELSISDTGTGIPKADLPYVMNRFYRVNKARSRFDGGSGLGLSIVKKMVEWQQGKMEIQSTEKIGTTVKIILPTIKEEWTS